Part of the Sander lucioperca isolate FBNREF2018 chromosome 1, SLUC_FBN_1.2, whole genome shotgun sequence genome is shown below.
GTACCGACGAGGTTTGTTGGGACTGGTTTCTAATGAAGTTTGGGTCACCTACCAGGAGCAGTGAAAGCAGAAATACAGTGATACAATGAGAGTAAAAGAACAACTAACAGTCATTCAAATACATGAACAAACCAAGTAACAAGAGAAGGTGGGAATCAGTATGTCTCTAAAACACACAAGAAAAAAGCCAACAGGAATGAAAACGTGTGGAGGTGTATTATTGGTGTGTGGGGGCTTTCAAATGGCATTAACATGAGACTGAATTGTAATTAAATAACATGAAATACTTAAAACCCACCAGAGTAAatgcatttaaaacacatttgtagATGTCATTATTGAAAACATCTCTTAAGGTGGTCAATAATTTTAGTGGTACTAAAATTATTGACCACCTTAAGAGACGTTTTCAATAATCTGCAGCCGAGTGAATCGAAAGACAAAATCAAATATCCCAGACATATCTTTGAATGTATCAAGGACTTATTATAATAAATTGCCATTGTACAGCACTGAGAGCAGTTTATGTACTGCTGTAGTAATCAGCATAACGTTCTGGAGCATATATGGCTCTACATTTTTGTGATACTGGTATCTGTTTtagtttaaagctgcattccATTATTTGACCTTTTTAGCATCTAAAATGCAGGTGAAAAGGCAGCCCTTTATCCAAAACATTTCCTCTTCAGATAAAAACAAGAGACAACAGATGACTCCCTCTGCTTTGTGGCAAACCATGTGTGGAGAACAGAGCACATGCAAAGCCCGTTCCATTATACTTGAGGTCATATTGTGAGGTGCTTTGAGAAGAAGAGTTGAGGACTTTAAGTTGGAGAGTTGAAGTTCCTCTCTTTTAAGCCCTCTAAATCTCATAACAGATTAACAGAAGTCTGTGACATATCCAATGATCCAACAGTGATCCACCAAATCTGGAAACAATTCTCATAAGGCACTATTTTACACTGAGGCACTGTTGATAATCCCTTTGCTCTGTCGGTTTAAGAGGTGAATGTATGACATGAGAAGAACTGATATCCTTCATCCCTCTCTTCTAAAGTCAGCGAGCATCAAACAAAGCTGAAAAGGAGACAATGCGAAACAGGAAATGCCAACTTTCTCCAGGAACTTAAGGGGCAGAAATGGTCAGTAGAGTGTACTTGGGACAGATCTAATGATTGCTTCTACAACTGTGGTCTGGAGGAGCTCCTTGGTGCAGAAATCACACTGTAGCATCTGCTAAAAACATTCTACAAAGAGAAATCCATGCATACCCAGTTGACATCCGCTCTTTTTCACACAGTACCCAGATAGCAGCTGGACCTTTCTCAGAACGGTTGGCGGCCCAGCAGCCCTCATCCTTGAAGAGGGTATTGATACAGTGGGAGTTTGCCTTAGTTTGTGTTTCTAATGGCTCAGTTGGGCTGATGCCTGAGATATACTCTGAAATTAAgctattacattacatacagtacatgctaaATTGTTCTTTATAGATCACCCAGGACGAAGTAGCGTGCTAAATGCTATATAATCATATTTCACTATATACATGTGTAGTTGTAGGTGAGCTGTAGTTCTACTGTTACTGAGGAGGTTGTGGTTGTGTTCAAAGTTAAAGAACAGATAAAGTTATCTTGAAACTACAGAGTGTATTGTTGCTTCAATAAAGCctttgagcaaaaaaaaaaaaagatttgtataTAAAAAGAGctttgaataaaacatgttttgggATTTTTCTCTCATATATTTCACTGGGTTGGCTAAAAATACGGATATTTGTCTTCTTTCTTTACATTCTTCATTGTTTGTGTCTTGAATAAGTCTGTGTTTACACAATAACGTGGCTGCAGCAGAATGAGGAAGAGTTGCGTGACTCCATGTTTCTGAATATGAATCCGCATGGTGTCTTGCGTGTGGCTTTCCTTGTTCATTGCAGTGTATGTCAGCAGCTAGTATGGACTGTTGTGAATAAGTCTGCATGCACAGGGACATGTTCATGTAAGAATTGAATGTGAAACACCAAAGCGTGCTAACACTGGTAGTGAATGTGCTGGTGCTGGTGCACTTTCCCGTCCACGTGtgaatgcgtgtgtgtgtgtatatccgTGTAGATCTTCGGGTAGACCTTGGGAGCCAATCCACTGCCTCCCTGAGTCAGGAGCAGCTGCTGATGGGCAACGTAGTCTTCATATGAAAGACAATCTTTATCCCCGTTGGCCGTCTGAGGAGGCAGCGCTGGGCATGCACGGTCACGACTGGCTGCAGGTGGACGCTGGGCAGAAGGAAGAgcagaggaagatgaagaggagCAGGTTCGTTTTGATTGGCAGAACCAGAGGAGGGCGGTGCCTAAGATGAAGGCGACCCCTGCTGGTATTCCAATAATGACGGGCCAGGGGAGGCTCGGGGATGTTGCTGTGAGGACAACGTTGTTTTGGGGCTTCAGATCTGCAAAGGAGCAAGAGAAAATAGGTAAGAAAATATGACAGAAGAATTGTCAACTCATTACACTCCGTTTCCATCTTCAGTCTGACATTGCCACCCTTAACAATTTGCGTGGGGTAGGGAGGTTCGATTTTCTCTATACCAACGTATCTGCCTGAATCTAATGTCATTTTAAGCCGGGGTTATAAGAATGGAGAACTACGATGTTGTGCAATATTGAGACAGCTTGACGAGGCTTGAAAAGGGCAACAGCTTGATAACAGTGTTAGTCCCACCCGTGGTGCTGATTGGCTAATCGTTAGTCCCCCCGCAGCGCTATTGGATTGctgctatgcagttttggccatttcttcgctgttttctcgctttttgctcgcaggtttctctatagagctcccccaaCAGCTTCgaaatagatatttggcaacactgtaaAAACTTGTTTGGTTAGTCtaccgtttcctctttctctgttcctccgacaatgctttcctagctttctgcttctttttttgccggctcagccatgaagATAgggtgaaaaactccatcgctaccttgttcttgttagccggttcctggatgggggtgtgtatgtgtgcagtgcctaaagcaatttgttacatcgcaagacctgatatcacgcgatacttcctgacgctgaggccggcggctcaccggccaaaagttgcaagggtggtttttccgctcacaggccttagggggaagcgagacgaccaccattcaactcgaaaaaaggcaaataaccattccaatgactccgaagctgttcagttaaggtaaattaagctaaaaaaacctgcatagttcccctttaacagAGAAACCAGTGTTTCATGTTATGACGCTAGACGAATCAGTCAACTCAGTGGAGTGGGCAGATTCAAAGGTCTGGACACAGGCAATTAAATCTGACACTTGGTTGGTTTGTTGGCTGGGTTGAGCAGCATGCTGCCAGTGATGGCAACATGCTGATGACTGGTTGCGTGTAAGCTAGCATGTTAGTAGCTGATATTATAGAAAGAGGTGTTTGATTTGTTGCTTTCTAAGGTAAGGTAGCTGAGGAagattgttgttgtttggtgGTTCAGGCAGAGTGCTAGTTAGCTTAACATGTTAGCTGGTAATGTTATAGACAGAAGTGTATGCTTTGTCAAGCCAGTGGAGCCAGCCAGTGTTGGTTAGCCTATGAGTATCTGCTCTAAGAGCAGACACTATAGATAGTTACAATACCCTCTGATCATAATGGAGTACAACAGGATCTTATTGATGAAATATTTCAAGTTAACATGTCAAGTTAACAACTCAACTGGGAAGACTCTAGAAAATGTATCTAATATAGGCCAGTATTGGTAATGTGTAATGTAGTTTTTATGTAACTGGTATTAGCACCTGCACCAGTAGCAAAACAACTTTTTCGGTAAACTGCCTCCAATCACACCTGCTGGTAAAGTATTTTCATCTCTCGAATATATAACATGAGAGATAATTACATATGATCATTTACAACTCTCTCTGGGtgtatgctgtgtgtgtatgtatgttagcttctctccattttgTCCTCTGACCTGGTAGCACAGTCAAGTAGGCACTCCTGAAGCTGTAGCCCATAGTATTGGCTCCTAGGCAGATGTACATGCCGGAATCCTCCTCCTTGGCTCTGGTTATCAGCAGCTTGTTAAGGTAGGATCCGTCAGGACGCGACCAAACCTCCCCTGTAGGCAGGACCACAAAGCGGTGGTCTCCAACCTTTGAATAAAATCATACAAAGTTTATTGATCAGTTCAGTCAAATCCTACTAGTTAATTTGCCTCAGAGATTTGTGTTTACATGTagcagtgtgtttgtttgtaccTCTATGGTGGAGTTAAATTTGTTCTCATCACCAGGTTCGACTCTTTTAAGCCACTGAATAACCGGCTTGACATCACTGCGGACTTTACACTGGAAAGATGTGGTTCCTCCGTAGTCCACGGTGGTGTTGACAGGGTGAGTGCCAGTCAGAATTGGTTTAGAGTTGGTACGCTCTGAAGAAAgagacaaacacatacacagaatgagaaagttgttacattttatttcagttgacAAAGTGTGAACAGAAGAAATAGCTtgattgttgtattttgtaaacTTTGTAAACCCAACAATCCTGAGAGAATATAATATGGTTTGCAAGCATTATTTGAACAGTATTTGCTGTATTCAGCACCACATCCCCCCTCTCTGCTGAAGGTACACAAACAGATCCCTTATCTTCAGCTCctgccttttctttctcagtttaTACAGCAGAATAAACACACCTGCCAGAGACATTCTATAGTCTCTTTTTTAGTATCTGTTAAAACGATCTCACGAGAACGTAACCCAACAAAATTAACTTGCAGGTGTATGTTTTTACTTTCGAAATATGTTTAAGACTCTAAAAACACTAGCTTCCTTTTCTTTGTTGCTTCTAATGCATGTGTAGTGTTACAGACAGTGCAGCACAGGATTTCCTAAGGACTCAGGGTGCTATAAGTTATAATTATTTTAAACCTTAAATATGTTAATGTATGTCCTAAAGACATCTGGTAAGCATTGCTACCTACAATGAAATGCAAAGGAACCACACATGCAAACATCACTGCCAGAACTCAGCTAACACATGGAAAGAAAAGCTAAAAAAATGTTTCGTAAAATCTTTGGACATTAATTTTTCTTTAACGCTGTAAGGCAATGATCAAGAGGTAATGTATCTCAAAATGATTATAATCCCAGCTTTAAGAAGGATGCTCTGAGTGCTCATCAAGCAGGTGCAAACCCATGCCAACCAGATAAATGAtcatatttagaaattatgatCCTGATGTACTACACTCAATTATCTCTACTTATGGATTATAAATGTTTTGTGAGAGCTTTACTGGGTTTCTGTCTAGTACTCCTTTTTTCCCAATTTTCCCAGCCAtgaatgactgacagctgagtgAATCTCTactgagagagaaaatgtcacaTTTGACATAAGCAAGCAGCGGTTTGATCTAtttccttttgtgtgtgtgtgtgtgtgtgtgtgtgtgtatgggtgtgtatgtgtgtgtgtgtgtcttcaggaAAGACTACAGCTGTACTTTAATGTACAACAGATGTGGCGAGTAAAGCGAGCGGAGCTGGTCTGAGCTATCACAGTCAGTAACATACAGTTCAGCTCAGACTAACAAATTCAGCTCGACCAAACAGCTTAACATTAAATCATCCAGCGTCAAAACAGCTTTTGCAGCCTTCCAACAACCTAATACATCAGAAAACACTCACAAATCAtcataacacacacattctgcTCTCAACAGTAAAACTAGACCTTTTTTAGACTGAAACTGCAGCTGGCTCACTTTCTAGACTGAAAAACCTGCTGAACATTCCTCGCTTGACTGGTGTTTGCTGACAGGGCTGGTGGTGATCAATAAATGCCACTGAATTTTAATCAAAGACAAAAACTTTGATAACTGATCTATATCTTTGAGGTTGAGCATCCAGTTACTTAGTGACTCACGTATGACTTCCACTTTGTAGGTGGCGTTGATCTCTCCTGCTCTGTTGGACACGTGGCAGGTGTACTTCCCGCTGTGCTTCGGCATCAGGTTCTTCAGACTCAGAgtccacttcttcttctttccttcccctTCTCCTTCAGCGTCCTCGTCCACCAGCGGCCGACTGTCCTTGAGCCAGACGATGTCGGGGCGAGGATTACCGCTCGCTGTACACTTCAGACGCACTGAGCTGCCCACTGGGCGAGCGATGACGCGCTTCCTCATCTTTGACGGCTGGGTGAAACGTGGACGTACTGCGAGTGAAGAAAGGGAGAATTGTAACTGTAATTAGAAAAAGATCTAGTATTCGAAAACAAGTTGTTTTGCTATTAGCTGCTGGTAGAATACTGTATGGGGGCTTAATGTAAAGTTACTCTGGATAAAACTCAAAATGCAAATGTGAAGAGATAACACAGACATTTTCCTCACTCTCAGTCAGccatggaaaaaagaaaagaacaaaggaAGTTATTACCAGTTATAACCAGTGGAAAGAGAACAGATTGGGAAAGATTGTGGAATTCATCAAAGAGTATTATAAGAGTCTTTTATGAGACGTAAAGAGCTATCAGAGCCACGTTATCTGAAGAGGCCACGGCACAAAGGGAGGgctctgactttttttaagCCTCATGAGGTACAGTTTCTACAGTATTAGCTCTTCACCTCCAGTAAAGTAACCatttctgctttctcatcttttaAGATTTTCTTTGTATTTGTTCTTAAAGCCCTACAGCTAATCTACAGTACTGTCCACCTCATACCTATTTGGGAATGCAAAATACCAACTTTACCTTTATATTAGATACAATTCACATTATTTTTCTATCTCTTTTAAAGAAATATGAAAGAAGAGAATGAGAACTACAGTTTGGATACACATGCAGTACATTTCCTCCAGATGTCAGGATGGAGCACTTTGCATTTCCCAAAGGGTTCTCTAGAGCTGTTATAAACTCTCTTGTTGCATGTTTGTTTGGCTTTTTGaactgtgtgttgttgtttccttGTTGCTCAATCTGACATTTTATTGGTTAAACCCCTGTTTATGCATGCAGACATCTGCAGCAACTAATGTGATAACAAATTCATTTTCTGCCCCATGAATACTGTGCACTGGTGTGTAACCTTCGACTACACAGTACATTGATGCCTGGTGTGAAAAGATGTCTTTGTTACAATGTACTGACATCCGTTTCCACAAACTGAATTAAGAAACAGTTGACATCTCAGTCTGCAGAAAATGATAGAATTTTTAGGACTGAATATGAGACTTGGTTACTTGTTAAGATGCACATTTTTTGCAGTGTAAGGAGCGTCCGACAGGCTGAGGTCATCGCCACAGGCAGTGCCAAGAATTCCATGTTGTGCTGTAACATCATATGGCAGCGTGCCTCTCGGTATATACAACCTAATTTGCTGTAATACACCTAATTGTTTGTTTAAGAAAATGTTTGAATCACTTCCTCTTCTCCCTGACACAAAAGACTCACATGACCGGGaacctacacacaaacacatgcatatacagtacTTTACACAAACACGTACACACACCATATTCCTTATTTTCCACTGACTCTGCACCTCTGGCCCCAGGGTTGTATGCCTTTGCTGCTCTTAAAAAGCCACATATTTGGCCTTAAATCATGCATACACGAGATCACACAGTAAAACCTGCTATACATCTATGTAACATCACTGCAAATATCCACTCATGGATGCATATCCGTGCacaagtcataaaaagccaGACAGTGACTTAGCATTACACCAAACATCCACTCATTCATGCAAATCCTTTTTTACAAACCATAAATTGGCCAGTTAACCCCATACACCTATTCAAACATCCACATCCCTCCACACAGTTGCATGACTTAACCCCATGCAGCCATTCAAAGTTACATATTCCTCCTCATGACAGTCACTTAACCAAACCGAATCCCATGCATCTATTCATACacaaatatcccttttaaaaaaacacaaaaatgtgtgagcatgtgaaagcaaaaaaaaacactatccagtagggaggaaggagaggaaatcATTCACAGGAGCGTTTGATTTTACAGCCCTCAACCGGGGAGATAATTCACCCTGAAACTACTGCAGTTGTGCCTCTTTCTTTGGACACAGTTATTATTCTAGCTCTGAGTAAACAAACAAGGGTAAGAATTATGTGACGGGTTTGTGCGCTAAAATGTGGAGATTTCACTACGGCTAGATCACTCAGTGGAATATAGTTCTCTGCTGAACGACAGGAAGCTGGGCAGGATGACAGAACAAACATACTCAAAAGGCCCCCCTTTTGAGTATGTCTGAGAAAAGCTACTGGACTACAGCTGAACTGTGACCAGACTGAGTCAATAGATCTAACAGAGAGTGGAGGATAAATATAAGACAAGTGATTAATACTGTAGTTTAATGTTTTGGCAATGTACAACTTTGATGATTACTTACATTCTACTGCACTGGCTTAGGCTGAAATTAAttgagaagaggaggaaagagcCAAGGCAAAGTGCAGCTGATGAGACTGGAGAAGGAACAAAATAGTACTGTAAAGTGCTACTTAAATTAACTGATTTATACTGTCTAAGCCAAACTAAATCAAacagaagttaaggagaaaaccgATGGAAAGAGAAAGAGCAAAGTTCAAATCAAGGTGagcacatacagacagacacaaataaAACTAGAGAGACGGCAGAAAAATTAAGAACAAAGAGATCGAGAGATAGagttaaaacaataataatagtaaagGTAAGaggtaaaaagaaagaaaaacagagcgAAAAGAGAAGTGAGGGCGAACTAAGAGAGCAGtgatagagagagggaagaaGGGAGAAGGTGAGAGCCAAAACAGGTGAAAGGGCAGGCTTGTTCTGGGTCTCAGGGGCCACTTTCACGCCACACttcacagtgtaaaaatactgcTGACCCTCCGACTGACCACCTTTGATTGGACAGTGTGTCAGAGACACTGCGTCGTCAGACAGGCCTCATTCAAATAAATAAGGGCGCTGTGTTTTTTCACGCAGAGCTAAATTCGGTTTGAACACCGGCCTTAGCTAAAGCAGTGAGTGTGTACGTTTGGTTGCGTGTGAGCAGAAAGAggcaaataaataaagagaaagaaTGTGTGTGAAAAACAAAGAGAGTTAATGTTTGGTGACATTTGAGTGTGAGCGTGCATGGACATTTatgacggagagagagagaagaagaggaaggaaagaGAGTTGGATAAAAGGATAACAAAAAGCAAAGAAAGAAGGGTTAGGTTACATGACAGGGGGACCGGGCAGACTTGGGAGGAAGGAATGTGTCCCACCAAATCACACCTCACACAAATAGACTGCTCTCCACTCTGTCAGAGCCAATTATCTGAGCAAACAACCACCCTGATCATTGTGTAtttgtgggtctgtgtgtgggcCTCACCTTCTCCCCTCTGACAATGTGCAAGGTGTTTATTGCACAATCTGCTACTGTGCTTTTTATGATACACACTCTCAGCTATCTAAAGTGTCACGACTAGGCTTCTGtctaatgtttttatgcatgTAGTGATGCGATCAGAGAAGCTGTGAGTGGTTACCCAGTTTCCCGGCCAGCTCTGGGGCGTGTTCAGAGTCACCATTGGCCGTCCCTGCTCCACCTCTTGAACTGGAGTCATCTgttgacagagagagatagacaagaAGCATCATTAGTGAAGTGACAACTTCTAAATAATTGATCATGAGTAATATACAGcattagactgggtaaacccagtccgatctgccggcgatttgatttcgctctagagctcaggctggaaacctgtacgtttatctatcctgcttccgttacaaatttgtGGGAACCAATCaaaaactggcttatccacctggcgcacAATTGGCGgatttaacacgatgacgatagagaagcgaccaagcagctttttgtttacattcaacaagccggccaccgaagcgcagcaacccgttgatgccgctgtcgctgtcactatccaattgcgtacagagtcatttgaactatgcccgttgatcacgcctcttgtgcagagaaaatacagagcagactccccagactaatgttcaatctcaaa
Proteins encoded:
- the fgfrl1a gene encoding fibroblast growth factor receptor-like 1a, whose translation is MELLWVLLLLKVVLMSAAARGPPRVSERVAHRQSIRLGRTMKLPCPVEGDPPPLIMWTKDGRNIHSGWTRFRVLQHALRIKEVETEDAGTYICKATNGFGSVNINYTLIVIDDSSSRGGAGTANGDSEHAPELAGKLVRPRFTQPSKMRKRVIARPVGSSVRLKCTASGNPRPDIVWLKDSRPLVDEDAEGEGEGKKKKWTLSLKNLMPKHSGKYTCHVSNRAGEINATYKVEVIQRTNSKPILTGTHPVNTTVDYGGTTSFQCKVRSDVKPVIQWLKRVEPGDENKFNSTIEVGDHRFVVLPTGEVWSRPDGSYLNKLLITRAKEEDSGMYICLGANTMGYSFRSAYLTVLPDLKPQNNVVLTATSPSLPWPVIIGIPAGVAFILGTALLWFCQSKRTCSSSSSSALPSAQRPPAASRDRACPALPPQTANGDKDCLSYEDYVAHQQLLLTQGGSGLAPKVYPKIYTDIHTHTHSHVDGKVHQHQHIHYQC